A segment of the Elaeis guineensis isolate ETL-2024a chromosome 6, EG11, whole genome shotgun sequence genome:
cgcttctcgacatctcttcctcaaaacttcggactccgcctccgcgtctgcgacagcctgccgctcaagtgccagttggatcttcacttgttgcagctcggctgtcttctccccgagggagacagaaatcctttcaacagtgcctctcagggcttggagctcttcggaatcttgggcggaagtaagctgcgccctattagccagctgcctctggagacgaacgactttgtcagccgccgtccggaatctcctttatactcttccacttgccggcgccagctggtccgctgcacgtcgtggctcatctcggcgtcttgaagctgcttctgaaggtcggagaccttctgcgaccacttctgtccatcatcaacccgggccaagagccgggatgagtttccttccagctggccgatcttcctcttcgcagctgacagttccaacttaagggcgctgatcctggtttcttgagcccaaattcggtcgctggtgctcttcttgcattcctcgagctcctttgtgaagttcgccttcctccggctgtaatccatgatcgccttcacatggagactccgaaagtgggcggcctcagcggcggcttcagaatggccttctcttgatttgcggagctcgccttccatcttctttaacttcttcgtcaggtgaaggacctcctttttcaaccgctggattgtcgatttcagcgggacccccaggggcaaggggagtgcttcagcagggcactgccatcggaaggtgaaaGCATCAAAGAAcaactcattgcaaggagaaaagtagaaagaaggaggagggggaaggagaagccatccacaacaagaaattcgactttattgattgaataattttgaagacaaatagaaaggaagtatggcgacaaaataagggcacaagatcagaggtctcagacctcaggggcgggaggtggagaactcggcacggggggtgcgaccgcagtggcggcggatgaggggccggcctcgtcttcagactcctcaagaaagccgaggtcgagttcggggaatttgctggccaccttctcttggcagagctcgaaccccttggtgaacgcctcctggccgaactggatattcaagtccctcatctccgcggaggccttgaattcctccaccgcaagggccctggcctccgagaccaggaccggagtttgctcgaccaaatggacgacctcggcctccgccttcctcaccgactcctccaagatctgtctctcctcttcccgggcttgcttctctctttccagggcctcctggagggcgactacttcggccgtcttcgcttggaggcgagcaacctcggcttggcagcattcctccgcctggaggatgtccctcctcatgcggctcgccgcctcgacataggcgaagagctggtgcccaatctgcaaggacggatagagaattacgacaaaggccgagtgaccgtgtaaataaatatccgcttacctcgaggaaggaccccaaagagtcccaagcccgctgctcaggatcagcgcggtcgatcctctccacgacgtcggacaggatgcagccgtcgatcagccgcctgatcaagtccctgtcgttgaagggattctccgatccctcctcggagcagacggactcgtctacagcagctcggtggctactcgccctacgagccaccgatttcctcctcctccccacggcgggcgcctccgtggggcgaacccccggagcgggggccccagtcggcgggctcctcgaggaggcccggggagccactggctcgacatctgagggaatgtcgatggccggggccgcctggacgggcgcggccaggctcgtctcctccgccctggccctcttcgctgatccggaggtcgcagtgccctttctcttctgagccctcatgcccctggcgagcatccgcgtcgcttcggcgtccattcctaaaaaagagaaagggaaaaaagaagcaacaccaatCAATGAAGAGCcagaagttaaaaaaaaaaaaaaaaaaaaaaaaaaaaagagaagagagagaggagaagagaaaaagaaagaaaaaggaagagaggtaaagagaagaagaggagaaaggcaagaaaagaaaagataagatgaatactcgctcgatcctgggggctcaggccgacgttgaaaagaagctgctccctcagaagattaggaagggaaggagcgggataagtcagaagcttctgggcggcttggaggtcgtcctcccccaggctgggagcccggcagacagaatccctcagagagccccaagggggcaggcccagttccagggtcgggcagtagacgaaaaggtatttcctcttccaattgtggatcgaagaaggggcgcctttcagcaaccccttcttaccgaattggggggagaagtaccaccagtccttcgccgaaggatggcgtttgaaggtataaaaatgcctgaacaaggagagagacggctgaacctcgactacgaggcagagggagagaaaccctatcaaaaacctaaaggaattcggggccacgaaagcgagggagatgtccaagaagcggaagagggcagcgacaaaggaaggaagcggaagccggagtccggcacggaacgcttcctgatacaaacaaaagcgaccgggagggggagtgctggcccgatcagaggggccaggtagctccaggtcgtactccggaggaactccgtactgaacccttatcagaaggagttcctccgaagtcgaggaacatggaatagcgcccggtgcgaaaaccgggtgaagcccagccccagacgcgggttcgtccacagggacagggacctgggggtttgaagcagaagaactctcggagctGCCGGGaacagaagagccagaggacattttgagtagtttcgaaggggggatctaaaggaccctaaaaagacggaccgaaaggggaacgagaggccgaagactaactcggagggatgcacaaaagtaatgacgagaaaagaagcccctaggcggtgagaggaaggttggtactaacctatattgctctgagggacctgagggacaaaaaacgggaggcgcctacgactcgagaagacgctcgctgaagcagggctctcgaagagaagacagacactagtgagaactcaggaacggagtaggacgcctaaaggtgggaggacgggtttaaatagaccctgggatccggcgccataatgatcgcgaatcccccaggccagtccgcatccgacacgtgtcccactccccttgacagacggctaaaagcggctgacggttggcaggatcataattgtgccgtacctaggccagtgtacctgcgggaatttcgaagcgtcccctcgtaccgctccaattcgaaaagactccggcacgcgcacatttaatgccaaaatatctggaggcggcagtgcgcaggattcgaagggacggtttcggctgtgcccatctctctctctgtactttcttcgtttgaaattcaaactcggaagtagggggactggtgttgggtataaaatatccacagccgaaatcctcagcggaatcgaccacaggacagctccgcccggactcctacgggagccgggctccgcccccgacatcgactacaggacagctccgtccggactcctacgggagccgggctccgccgccgacatcgactacaggacagctccgcccggactcctacgggagccgggctccgccgccgacatcgactacaagacagctccgcccggactcctacgggagccgggctccgccgccgacatcgactacaggacagctccgcccggactcctacgggagccgggctccgccgccgacatcgactacaggacagctccacccggactcctacgggagccgggctccgccgccgacatcgactacaggacagctccgcccggactcctacggagccgggctccgtcctcagcgtcgaccgctggtaagtctcgtccggactcctacgggagccggacttcgtctttgactttaattgcaggaagactccgcccggactcctacgggagtcgagcttcgtcctcaactccaacagctgccagtagcctccgtccggactcctacaggagccggactctgccaacaacgtcaactgcaagcggactcctacgggagccgggctccacccacgaccccaatcgcaaggaggactccgcccggatccatacgagtcccgaactccaaccgctgccgagcttcagccggcagatctgcactcccaggccacaatcacggccacgatcctgctccacttcctgcggcggactccacgcagctccatcactccctgacaggccgcagtaacggtcgcaacactgctccactctctgcgacggatcccgcgcccacgcggctccattactgcctgacaggccacgataaacggccgcgatcctgctccacctcctgcagcagatatcgcacgattctcccatccgctggcaagacgccgcagcatccgcatcccacttcccacggcagattccacgtggcacgccccagtgatggccacggctccgctccactactcttcgcagtagattcctcctgactaagggcggcccaccacctggtggttacaaacgtcgccatcaatccgttacctcccccgcctataaaaggggaacccagatacgttattctataagctcatttcttatctcaaaactctgctaaattctccgttcgagcactccattcttgttgaggcagagaactgacttgagcgtcggagggtcttgccggagcaaccccacctccggtttagacttcctttgcaggtcccggcagcgaccgcggcttccccaactccagcttctccggcgcaggcagatttttgcatcaacaatgTTCATAACGCTTTTCTGCATGGCAACCTGACAGAGGAAGTCTACATGTCACAACCTCTAGGATTTGAAGATCGTgaccatccagattatgtctgtcatctccacaaatctctatacgggttaaaacaagcaccccgtgCCTGGTTTCACCGTCTCTCCGAGTTTCTTCTCAGACTAGGATTTGTTGCCAGCAAGactgatccttcattatttattttgaggacgaactctcatgtcctctatgtgctcatctatgttgatgatattttgataaccAGCAATGACTCCAGTCAGGTCTCTCTACTTCTTCGTCAGCTCACTACAGAATTCTCCattaaggatcttggtgatcttcattttttcttaaaaattgagACTGTTTAAAACTCTACCggattattattatctcaaacCTGCTATATTAGAGATCTTCTTTCAAAAGTaggcatggttgattgtaaacctgttcagaccCCAATGGCCATGACACAGGGTTCTGATTCAGGGGTGCTCCTTATCCAGACCCTACATGGTATTGCTTCATTGTTGGAgctcttcagtatgttacattgacaCGCCCTGACATTTCCTTTGCAGTGAATAAAGATGTCAGTTTATGCAGTCTTCTAGTTCTGATCACTGGGTTATGGTCAAGCACATCTTACGGTACCTTCAAGCTACAGTTGATCATGGGTTACAAATTCAGAGATCAACCTCTCACTCTCTTCAAGCCTTCTCCGATGCAGATTGGGCAGGTAGTGGGACTGATAGGCGTTCCACTGGGGGCTATGCAATTTTTCTTGGCCCCAATCTTATTTCATGGGCATCTCGTAAACAGAAGACAGTTGCTCGATCATCCACAGAATCTGAATACAAGGCCTTAGCAGATGCATCAGCTGAACTAATCTGGCTTGAGTCATTGTTTCAAGAACTTGGCTATCCCTTACATGGCCCCCCCATTTtatggtgtgacaatattggggccacttatctCTCGGCCAATCCTGTCTTCCATGCTCGCACGAAGCATGTCGAAATTGATTTTTATTTCGTTCGTGAGCGTGTTGCACgacatcaactatctgttcagttcatctccactcaaatcagcttgccgatattctcaccaagcccTTGGGTACCTCACGTTTTAGGTTCCTAAGGAACAAGTTGAAGATTCGTGGTCCTGACTCTTCATCTTGAGGGGGTGTGTCAGCATATATTCATTCCACCTCACCACTCTACTTTTGGCATATACTCTTATTTGTTTTCTCTCTATGTTTAGTAAGTCAACATATATTCATACCTATTTTTGGTTTCTCTTTATTTAGCAATTCTACTTTTGATTCTTTGGCCTTTCTGAGTATATAATCAAGATGTTCCTTTTTCTTGTAATTACTGTAATTGCTGGCATTGTAATCTACAAATACTCCTATtggagatcaatgaaatcaaggtgtgaaaatcaaaaattatcctcaataaagaaatTACCATTGCCAATCTCGTACCATATTGCAAAGCAACACTGTAATAGAATAGTACCGGTATAGGGTCTGGTATCAAGACAACAAATCTCGATCCAAAAACTaccaaattcttattttttagtaTAGCGACAAATAGACTCCACACATGATCATGCTTCTTGACTATGGAATATTAATTATTTCATTATCTTCCTCTTCTGATAAGAATTGTGTAGACTGTAGAATTCTTATTTTAGAAGTCTTATATCTTCTATAGGTATGATAAATTTTGCAATATCTTAAAATCCCATGGAAATAGTGTTGCAGCTCTTATTTTTGTGAGACCTTGAATTGCAGGAGTTCTAAAGTCACCAGAATTGTGTTTCACATTGGTATAGCTATCTTTCTTATAAGATCATCTATGGGGACCTGGATTTGATACCTTACTACTGGTTGCTACACAGATTATTTTAGCCATGTAGAATTATGAggattcaaagagatattttgcATGTCTAGGGCCAGCTAGTCATGCTTTATTGATTCTCTAAGTATCTAGCTCTCAAATTTCCTTCTCCACTTTAGATACTTCTCCAGTTGGGACATTTAATGCACTATATCATAAAGATCATGGAGTTGAGGCATGATCAAAAGTCAAAAGACAGAGGATAGAACAGAACATGGTGACGAGGCATTATCCAAACTAGAAGGATGAAAGAATAGCACATGtgcaaattatatatatatacatatatatatatatatacatatttacatATTGGTGAAAGAATAACACCTTCAAGCCTAATAAAAGATCCACGGAATGGGATGCAGCTCACATAATGGTTGACACATCCAAAGTAGTCCATCGGATTCTTAGATTCCATTTAAAGAAGGCTCTGGAAAGATTGTATAAACTTTCGTTTCCCTGGGCTCTTTTGGAGAACTATTTTAAAAAAGACTAAAATGAACATTTGAGGAATATGAAAAGAGTTAAGACAATAAAGTATgaagtatattttataatttcatccAAAACAAGTTTTTTTCTCCTCACAATGTTTTCGCAGTAGAATGGACAACTGAAACAAGGGGGTAGACATCTTGAGCTTTTGGGtcatatttgatgaaatatatCAAATTTCATCCAATGGCTTCGAATGCCCTTGAGTTAGAACTGAGAAGTGGTATTAATGATAATATTATACATAGTTGCTGTTATCATAATTgcttaatttatttgaaatttaaatattatgatttaatgtagTATATGTTTGTGTtactttttaaaatatatgaaattttcATGGTACAAGGAAGTGTTATGTAGGAAAAATTCTTCTATATCTGTTATTTTCATTgattattttaatctataatggtgataatttatttgttttatttccagctaaaaaaaaaagaatgctgGCTCCATTTTCGCTGAAAGCATTTCAAAAGAAATGAAACAAATAAGCTGAAATCTTTTGGCTCAAGTACAGTGCAAAATGGATCATGATAACCAAATAATAATAGttgtaataatatcatcaaaCTAAAGCTATCATATCAAGATCTTGCCTGTTGACCAATGGCAACAGATAAATATGACTTCTTTGTCAGGTTTTAAACAATCTCTTACAAATCTGACAGACTTTTGGAATATATATTAAGGAGGGAAAAAAAGAATCAGAGATTTGTCTCTATGAGGGCATCTGTAACATGTCAACAATTCAAGATAACCGGAACCTCTAGTGCAGTCTTTTAGGATCTTTTCAGGAGATCCACAACATTATTCTTTCAGCAACTTGCTCCTCTCAACTTAGCTCGAATACCATTCTCTCTACCATCCCGAAAGAAATCAAAGTTAAGATCTTTTCTTCGTAGTAAGGACATAAACCAAAAAAGATTTATAGAACATTAATCAGAACATTTAGCCTTTTTACCAAACCCAATCTTCGTCATTATTGGGATTCGATTATCACAGTCATATGCAGAGGACTTAAAACCAACGAATCTCACTAATTAAtctacaaaaaagaaaaaacgaCCAACTAATTAATcttcaaaaatatataattttacaagAAACGGCACATAAACACGAGAAAAGATAGGATCTTTCCTGTGGGTGGAGAtgaaggaaggggaggaggcataCCATGGAGGTGGCGGCGGAGACGCCGGCCATGAGGGAGGTGGTGGCGGCCCAAGGGCGGCGGGCGAGGATGCCGTAGATGTTGGCGAGCGAGAGGGGCCAGAGGAAGGCGATCTCGACCCAGACGATGCCGACGAAGAAGTGCGGCTTCTCGGCCATGAGGTAGTCGCCGTACGCCTCGCTGTACCACTTCTTGAGCTCCACTAGCGGCGCCGGGAAGAGGGAGCCGGGAAGGACGGTCTGGGCGTCGATCAACGGCACCGCCACTGCCAGCACCGCCGAGAACAGCACCACCACGGCATCAACGAGCCCCGATATCAGCCCCATCTTTCTcagcctcttcttcttcttcttccacgcAGGCTCTCTATTTTACTCTCTTCTCCGATGTCTCCCGGGTTCTCTGTTCTTTCGTGGTGAGTAAGATGGTAGAGGGGAACCGGTGCATGGACCGACGGAAATGGTTGGCGCCTTTCTTTTGTCCCGCGAGTCA
Coding sequences within it:
- the LOC105046912 gene encoding uncharacterized protein translates to MGLISGLVDAVVVLFSAVLAVAVPLIDAQTVLPGSLFPAPLVELKKWYSEAYGDYLMAEKPHFFVGIVWVEIAFLWPLSLANIYGILARRPWAATTSLMAGVSAATSMATLMAELMLSGKASDRLIQMYSPFLVFALFAMLRGLFSHPRRTSTAASHSSSARKKRA